In Deltaproteobacteria bacterium GWC2_55_46, a single window of DNA contains:
- a CDS encoding phosphoglucosamine mutase, which translates to MRVKKRLFGTDGVRGVANIEPMTSEMALQLGRAIAYIFKQEARRHRIVIGKDTRLSGYMLESAMMAGICSMGVDALMVGPLPTPGIAFITSSMRADAGVVISASHNPYQDNGIKFFSRDGLKLPDDLELKIEQFIFENHDPSHRPTAREVGKAYRVDDAIGRYVVFAKNTFPKELTLDGLKIAVDCANGAAYKVAPSVFYELGAEVITTGVSPDGENINHECGALYPEKVASLVRATGAHVGFALDGDGDRCIMVDERGNVLDGDYILAICASGMLKEGTLKGNTVVSTIMSNSGFEEAIRNAGGKVIRTAVGDRYVVEEMLRGGYNLGGEQSGHIIYLDHTTTGDGVISGLQVLKMMVQEGKPLSELAKVMTTYPQILLNVKVREKKDLGSIPAVAKALKDVEEKLKDKGRAFIRYSGTEPLARITIEGERKEEIAAMASELAEVLKKEIG; encoded by the coding sequence ATGCGAGTCAAGAAAAGGCTTTTTGGCACTGATGGTGTGAGGGGAGTGGCCAATATCGAGCCGATGACCTCGGAGATGGCCCTTCAGCTTGGCAGGGCGATAGCGTATATATTCAAGCAGGAGGCCAGGAGGCACAGGATAGTCATAGGCAAGGACACGAGGCTTTCTGGCTACATGCTCGAGAGCGCCATGATGGCCGGGATCTGCTCGATGGGGGTAGACGCGCTCATGGTGGGGCCTCTCCCGACGCCCGGCATAGCCTTCATCACATCGAGCATGCGCGCTGACGCGGGTGTCGTCATCTCCGCCTCGCATAACCCCTACCAGGACAACGGCATCAAGTTCTTCTCAAGGGACGGGCTTAAGCTCCCTGACGACCTTGAGCTTAAGATAGAGCAGTTCATCTTCGAGAACCACGACCCGAGCCACAGGCCCACCGCCAGAGAGGTGGGAAAGGCCTACAGGGTAGATGACGCCATCGGCAGGTACGTCGTCTTCGCGAAGAACACGTTCCCCAAGGAGCTTACCCTCGACGGATTGAAGATAGCCGTCGATTGCGCCAACGGGGCGGCATACAAGGTTGCCCCATCCGTATTCTACGAGCTCGGCGCGGAGGTCATAACAACAGGCGTGAGCCCGGACGGAGAGAACATCAACCACGAGTGCGGTGCCCTTTACCCTGAAAAGGTCGCCTCCCTCGTGCGGGCCACCGGCGCGCACGTGGGCTTTGCCCTGGACGGCGACGGCGACAGGTGCATAATGGTCGACGAGCGCGGCAATGTCCTCGACGGAGACTACATACTCGCCATCTGCGCCTCAGGCATGCTTAAAGAGGGGACCCTCAAGGGCAACACGGTAGTTTCGACCATAATGAGCAACTCCGGCTTCGAGGAGGCCATCAGAAACGCCGGCGGCAAGGTCATACGGACCGCGGTCGGCGACAGGTACGTGGTCGAGGAGATGCTGAGGGGCGGGTACAACCTCGGCGGAGAGCAGTCCGGGCATATAATCTATCTCGACCATACGACCACGGGCGACGGGGTCATATCCGGCCTTCAGGTATTGAAGATGATGGTACAGGAAGGCAAGCCGCTTTCAGAGCTCGCGAAGGTGATGACGACCTACCCGCAGATACTCCTTAACGTAAAGGTCAGGGAGAAAAAAGACCTCGGCTCCATCCCCGCGGTGGCGAAGGCCCTGAAGGATGTCGAGGAGAAGCTCAAGGACAAGGGGCGGGCCTTCATACGCTATTCCGGAACAGAGCCGCTGGCAAGGATAACCATAGAGGGCGAGAGGAAGGAAGAGATCGCGGCCATGGCCAGTGAGCTGGCCGAGGTCCTCAAAAAAGAGATAGGCTGA
- a CDS encoding TIGR00159 family protein, which translates to MIENIFGINTVIAVLDIAIVAFVLYWLMLMFKGTRAERMLWGIAIIVVVYFVSQRFELLTLHWILSNFLGSIVIFLIVVFQQDIRRALVQMGKPFSTRDTMNSGGLLEEIVKAVSKMSKERTGGIVVLERSIDLGDFVGEEAGVELDARVSKELILSIFNPASPIHDGAIIVKNGRVSRAGAILPLTARELSNSMGTRHRAAIGLAEETDAAIIVVSEETGEMTLVVEDGLQVDLGADKLLGDLKKLFAHKGYPRKDIFPWRAPVK; encoded by the coding sequence ATGATAGAGAATATCTTCGGCATCAATACCGTGATAGCGGTACTCGATATCGCTATAGTGGCCTTCGTCCTCTACTGGCTCATGCTCATGTTCAAGGGCACCAGGGCAGAGAGGATGCTCTGGGGGATAGCCATCATCGTGGTGGTCTATTTCGTCTCCCAACGCTTTGAGCTGCTTACGCTCCACTGGATACTGTCGAACTTCCTCGGGTCGATAGTAATATTCTTGATAGTCGTCTTTCAGCAGGACATAAGGAGGGCGCTTGTCCAGATGGGCAAGCCCTTCAGCACCCGCGACACCATGAACTCAGGGGGGCTCCTCGAAGAGATAGTGAAGGCCGTCTCCAAGATGTCCAAGGAGAGGACAGGCGGCATTGTGGTTCTCGAGCGCTCGATCGACCTTGGCGACTTTGTTGGGGAGGAGGCCGGGGTAGAGCTCGACGCCAGGGTCTCGAAGGAGCTTATATTGTCGATATTCAACCCGGCCTCGCCTATCCATGACGGCGCGATAATCGTAAAGAACGGCAGGGTCTCAAGGGCCGGCGCCATACTGCCACTTACGGCCAGGGAGCTTTCCAATTCGATGGGGACCAGGCACAGGGCTGCCATAGGACTTGCCGAGGAGACGGACGCCGCCATAATAGTCGTCTCCGAGGAGACCGGGGAGATGACGCTTGTCGTGGAGGATGGCCTGCAGGTAGACCTCGGCGCCGACAAGCTCCTTGGGGACCTCAAAAAGCTCTTCGCGCACAAAGGCTATCCCAGGAAGGACATATTCCCCTGGAGGGCGCCGGTAAAATGA
- a CDS encoding dihydropteroate synthase, with protein MERIGVDPAGARIMAPKQLHYNLKVEGLTPAQANILKQDILSIGGEAAVARGVASCSVERTDAIVSGTMAHFLALFEKLARQAFGLPEIAASMKEAIKGMDQRTYVVKGGAESFTIGPSTLIMGILNVTPDSFSDGGAFVDRGKAAARGLEMAEEGARWIDVGGESTRPGAKPICAEDELKRVLPVVEALSKAGLTVSIDTTKAAVAKAALEAGASIINDVSALTADDAMADVAAASGAPVILMHRRGTPETMQLDTRYADLMGEVYGWLHGRVEFAVSRGIDRDSIIVDPGLGFGKSMEGNLEILGRLKEFKSLGRPVLVGASRKSFIGRITGGADAGQRLSGTLAASVAAVMNGASILRVHDVKEAKDAALVADAIVNHR; from the coding sequence ATGGAGCGGATCGGCGTGGATCCGGCCGGGGCCAGGATAATGGCCCCCAAGCAGCTCCATTATAACCTCAAGGTAGAAGGGCTTACCCCCGCCCAGGCGAATATCCTCAAGCAGGACATCCTCTCCATAGGGGGCGAGGCGGCTGTTGCCAGAGGCGTGGCCTCGTGCTCGGTAGAGCGGACGGACGCCATAGTCTCCGGCACCATGGCGCACTTCCTTGCTCTTTTCGAGAAGCTTGCCCGCCAGGCATTCGGCCTCCCTGAGATAGCCGCCTCGATGAAGGAGGCCATCAAGGGTATGGACCAGCGGACCTATGTTGTAAAGGGCGGCGCTGAGAGCTTCACCATAGGCCCGTCTACTCTTATAATGGGCATACTGAACGTCACCCCGGACTCTTTCTCTGACGGGGGCGCCTTCGTCGATCGTGGCAAGGCGGCGGCCAGAGGGCTTGAGATGGCCGAAGAGGGAGCCCGCTGGATAGACGTCGGCGGAGAGTCGACGAGGCCTGGGGCAAAGCCCATTTGCGCGGAGGATGAGTTGAAGCGCGTTCTTCCTGTCGTAGAGGCTTTATCAAAGGCAGGGCTTACCGTATCAATAGATACTACGAAGGCCGCTGTCGCGAAGGCGGCCCTTGAAGCCGGAGCTTCGATAATAAATGACGTGAGCGCATTGACGGCTGACGACGCGATGGCAGATGTGGCGGCGGCAAGCGGAGCGCCTGTCATACTCATGCACAGGAGAGGCACTCCGGAGACGATGCAGCTTGATACCCGCTACGCCGACCTCATGGGCGAGGTCTACGGCTGGCTCCATGGCAGGGTCGAGTTCGCGGTCTCAAGGGGGATAGACAGGGACAGCATCATCGTAGACCCCGGCCTGGGCTTCGGTAAATCGATGGAAGGCAACCTTGAAATACTCGGCAGGTTGAAGGAGTTTAAATCGCTCGGCAGGCCGGTGCTCGTGGGGGCTTCGAGAAAGTCGTTCATCGGCAGGATAACCGGCGGAGCGGATGCCGGGCAGCGGCTTTCCGGGACCCTTGCCGCCTCGGTTGCCGCGGTCATGAACGGGGCTTCCATCCTGAGGGTCCATGACGTGAAAGAGGCAAAGGACGCGGCGCTGGTGGCGGACGCAATCGTAAACCATAGATAA
- a CDS encoding ribosome biogenesis GTPase Der, whose translation MKPIVAIVGRPNVGKSTLFNKLLGRKKAIVHDMPGVTRDLNFADVEEEARPFTIVDTGGFEAATGDIILDQVREQARVAIEDADVIVFVMDGRVGLTPQDSDLVGMLRKAGKPVIYAVNKIDTPRQAALTADFYSLGIEEALGISAEHGLGINELIDEIMKRLPERSPAPVDEERIRVAIVGRPNVGKSSLLNRIIGKPRAIVSDIAGTTRDPVDMPVDLGGGKYLFIDTAGIRKKNKVSMTVETYSVMEAIRSIERCDVAVLVIDGKDGVKTQDEKIAGLIEERKRCCMVVVNKWDLVEKDTRTADHAKDTLRGKLPFISYAPVLFISALSGQRVPKVLETVDGLVEKSRRQIATSAINSALESVTNRHRPPSFRGKEVKFYYATQVGTMPPTFIIFANHPEGVEPSYEKYLTSGLREALGLEEVPLRLVFRRRH comes from the coding sequence ATGAAACCTATAGTAGCTATCGTCGGCAGGCCGAACGTCGGCAAGTCGACGCTTTTCAATAAGCTCCTGGGCAGGAAAAAGGCGATAGTCCACGACATGCCGGGGGTCACAAGGGATCTTAACTTCGCGGACGTCGAAGAAGAGGCGCGCCCGTTCACGATCGTCGATACCGGCGGCTTCGAGGCCGCCACCGGCGATATAATCCTCGATCAGGTGAGGGAGCAGGCACGGGTCGCCATCGAGGACGCCGACGTCATAGTATTCGTCATGGACGGAAGGGTTGGATTGACTCCTCAGGACTCCGACCTCGTAGGCATGCTCCGGAAGGCCGGCAAGCCCGTTATCTACGCCGTGAACAAGATAGACACGCCCAGGCAGGCCGCGCTCACCGCTGATTTTTACTCGCTCGGCATCGAAGAGGCGCTCGGCATATCAGCCGAGCACGGCCTTGGGATAAACGAGCTTATAGACGAGATAATGAAGAGGCTCCCGGAGCGCTCGCCGGCGCCTGTTGACGAGGAGAGGATAAGGGTAGCCATAGTCGGCAGGCCGAACGTCGGAAAATCCTCGCTCCTGAACAGGATAATAGGAAAGCCAAGGGCGATCGTCAGCGACATCGCCGGCACCACGAGAGACCCTGTTGACATGCCGGTAGACCTCGGCGGGGGAAAGTACCTCTTCATAGACACCGCCGGCATAAGGAAGAAGAACAAGGTCAGCATGACCGTCGAGACCTACTCCGTCATGGAGGCGATAAGGTCGATAGAAAGATGCGACGTGGCGGTGCTTGTCATCGACGGCAAGGACGGCGTAAAGACGCAGGACGAAAAGATCGCGGGCCTCATCGAGGAGAGGAAGCGCTGCTGCATGGTGGTCGTCAACAAATGGGACCTCGTCGAAAAGGACACCAGGACCGCCGACCACGCGAAGGATACCCTCCGGGGGAAGCTCCCATTCATCTCTTACGCCCCGGTGCTCTTTATCTCCGCGCTATCCGGGCAGAGGGTCCCGAAGGTATTGGAGACTGTCGACGGGCTCGTCGAGAAATCCAGGAGGCAGATAGCGACCTCGGCCATCAACAGCGCCCTTGAGTCTGTGACGAACAGGCACCGGCCGCCGTCCTTCAGGGGCAAGGAGGTCAAGTTCTACTACGCTACCCAGGTAGGCACCATGCCGCCGACATTCATAATCTTCGCAAACCACCCAGAGGGGGTGGAGCCTTCCTATGAAAAATACCTCACATCCGGCCTGAGGGAGGCCCTCGGCCTTGAGGAGGTCCCGCTCCGGCTCGTTTTCAGGAGAAGGCATTGA
- a CDS encoding GTPase Era, with amino-acid sequence MSFRSGFVSIIGRPNAGKSTLLNSILGEKISIVSPKPQTTRNVVRGVKNLDGCQIVFLDTPGIHKGKGLLNEFMVKQAVSSIRDVDAVVLLVEADRTVSEDDLYIIKALERLKCPVLLGINKVDRVDKRLILPIIDRYTKMYAFKDVIPLSALKGEGVELLVNTLSALLPEGPKYFPDDVLTDVPERFIAAEIVREKVFIFTREEIPYSVAVTIDRFEEKKEVISIAATINVERDSQKGIVIGKGGAMLKKIGTAAREDIEKLLASKVFLELFVRVQKEWTKKPGALKEFGY; translated from the coding sequence ATGTCATTCAGATCGGGTTTTGTTTCCATCATAGGCAGGCCCAACGCGGGCAAGTCCACCCTGTTGAACAGCATACTGGGCGAGAAGATATCTATCGTCTCGCCAAAGCCGCAGACGACAAGGAACGTCGTAAGGGGGGTCAAAAACCTCGACGGCTGCCAGATAGTATTCTTGGATACCCCCGGCATCCACAAGGGCAAGGGCCTCCTTAACGAGTTCATGGTCAAGCAGGCTGTCTCGTCGATACGGGACGTGGACGCGGTGGTGCTCCTTGTCGAGGCAGACAGGACCGTATCAGAGGACGATCTCTACATCATAAAGGCGCTGGAAAGGCTCAAGTGCCCGGTGCTCCTCGGCATAAACAAGGTGGACAGGGTCGACAAGAGGTTGATACTCCCTATCATCGACCGGTACACGAAGATGTACGCCTTTAAAGACGTAATACCTCTTTCCGCCCTCAAGGGAGAGGGTGTGGAGCTATTGGTCAATACCCTTTCCGCTCTCCTGCCAGAGGGGCCGAAGTACTTCCCCGACGACGTATTGACGGACGTGCCGGAGAGGTTCATAGCAGCCGAGATAGTGAGGGAGAAGGTATTTATCTTCACAAGGGAGGAGATACCGTATTCGGTAGCCGTCACTATCGACAGGTTCGAGGAAAAAAAAGAGGTCATCTCCATCGCCGCCACCATAAACGTCGAGAGGGACTCGCAGAAAGGCATCGTAATCGGCAAGGGCGGCGCGATGCTCAAGAAGATAGGGACCGCCGCGAGGGAAGATATCGAGAAGCTCCTCGCCTCGAAGGTATTCCTTGAGTTGTTCGTCCGCGTTCAGAAGGAGTGGACGAAGAAGCCGGGGGCGTTAAAAGAATTCGGGTATTAG
- a CDS encoding glycosyl transferase family 2: MAEDIDKFTVSVVVPCFNEEGNIEKVASSLLPILSAYPGYEIIFVNDGSRDRTLEVIKRLHAANSKIKYISLSRNFGHQNALRAGIDHASGDCVISMDADMEHPPELIPAMIEKWREGHEVVFTIREENPNLSFFKRTSARIFYRLMSSLSDLEFEHGTADFRLLDRKAVDAFREMPEGFLFVRGMVNWMGFSQFGMRYAPNKRTCGESKYSFRKMLFLAMNGITSFSTKPLHLSTLLGFFIACSSFLYASYAFFLKIFTDRAISGWTSVIISVLFIGGVQLLMLGIIGEYLGRLFIESKRRPHYIVKERSLPKD; this comes from the coding sequence ATGGCAGAAGACATTGACAAATTCACCGTCTCGGTAGTGGTCCCTTGCTTCAACGAGGAGGGCAACATAGAAAAGGTCGCCTCCAGCCTTCTCCCGATATTGTCCGCTTACCCCGGCTACGAGATAATCTTCGTGAACGACGGCAGCAGGGACAGGACGCTGGAGGTCATCAAACGGCTCCACGCGGCGAACAGCAAGATAAAATACATCTCGCTTTCGCGGAACTTCGGCCACCAGAACGCGCTAAGGGCCGGCATCGACCACGCCTCAGGCGATTGCGTTATCTCCATGGACGCTGACATGGAGCATCCGCCGGAGCTGATACCCGCCATGATAGAAAAATGGCGCGAAGGCCATGAGGTCGTATTTACCATCAGGGAAGAGAACCCGAATCTCTCATTTTTCAAAAGGACGTCAGCCAGGATATTTTACAGGCTGATGAGCAGTCTCTCCGACTTAGAATTCGAACATGGCACGGCAGACTTCAGGCTCCTGGACAGAAAGGCCGTGGACGCGTTCAGGGAGATGCCGGAAGGGTTCCTCTTCGTAAGGGGCATGGTCAACTGGATGGGTTTCAGCCAATTCGGGATGAGATACGCGCCGAACAAAAGGACGTGCGGAGAATCGAAGTACTCTTTCAGGAAGATGCTCTTCCTGGCGATGAACGGGATAACGTCGTTCAGCACCAAGCCACTTCACCTGTCGACGCTGCTCGGCTTTTTTATCGCCTGCTCGTCTTTCCTGTACGCTTCATACGCCTTCTTCCTGAAGATATTCACCGACAGGGCCATATCGGGCTGGACCTCGGTCATCATAAGCGTCCTCTTTATCGGCGGGGTGCAGCTACTGATGCTCGGCATAATAGGCGAATACCTCGGAAGGCTTTTCATAGAATCAAAAAGAAGGCCGCACTACATCGTGAAGGAAAGATCCCTGCCAAAGGATTGA